The Columba livia isolate bColLiv1 breed racing homer chromosome 2, bColLiv1.pat.W.v2, whole genome shotgun sequence genome includes the window aagggattcagtctcttttcccaagtaccAAGCGACAGGGCAAAAAGAAATGGCCttaaattagaaattagaaatttagaaaattagaaaattagaaattagaaaattttcttcccagaaaagggTTGTCCACAGTGGAGGAGATGACCACCTGGAGCCTGTAGACGACCTGAcgctggagcaggtgggtgcACGCACAGGAGGTGTGACCCTGTAGGAAGCCTGTGTTGGACCACAGAATTGGCAGGACCTGTGAACCCGTGAGGAAAGTCTAAAtactaaatgattctgtgattctgctcctgGTGGAGCCGGAGAGTGACGCTGGGGAAGGAAGATGGTCAAGTGTGTGTTGTCATAGGGAGGTCTCACCAGAGGCATGTTGAGGAGAGTGTTCTCGTGTCAAAATCTTTCTTTGGTCCAGTGATGGGCTTGTATCATGTTGTGGAAGTACCCCAGATTCTGGTCTGTGTTCTTGGTGGTATAGGAGGTGACATATTTCCTGGGAGAAGTCTTGTGGCCCTTTTCCCCCCTGTCCAGTTTGCTTCTTGAGCCCTGGCTTTGTGCTGGGTGAGGTTGGAAGAGCcttgagagaagaaagtaaagcgAGATGTCTCAGGCTGGGATGCAAGAGACCTTTATTGAGGAAACAAAAGAGTGAAAAGGCAGGAGCACCAAGTAGGCGGTGACAAGTATATGCTGCACGTAGGGTGACCATCAGCTGAGGTTGCTTCTGTGACATAGATCTTGCCAGAGCACCAAGATCTTCGTGGCTCCTTTAGAGGAAGAGCCATGGACAGCAGGTCCACGTGGCAAGAAGGGTCCAGAGGTGAGTCCACAATCCATGGCGTAGCTTCAATGCGGTAGGTGGTGTCCGTCAGGGGTGGTGGCGAGGGCCCTTAGCAGATGTATCCAGCCCTTCTGccgccaaagcagcccaggcctcCAAAGCCATAGCCGTTGCCGTAGCCGAAGGCCCCGGAGTTGATGGCAACTCCCTGGGCACTGAGTTCGTTGCCCACGGCAGCCGATGAGGAGGATCCGACGGcggtgctctgggggtgggaggtgaggatgggtcCTGGCAGGGTGACCAGCACGGCGGGAGGCTGGATGACGACgcgggagtcctggcactgcagggaacagggctcgttgcagctgttggccagcggggtggGTCCCCAGGAGCGGCAGGCGTTGTAGCAGgccatgtgtgtggtgtggaggaGCCCTGGAAGGGACGAGAGGCTGTTGAGCAAGCGCAGGGGCGTGGGGGTGCGAGGAGCGGTATTGCAGGAGGGCgagggagtggggaggctggtgtggggctgtggggagcctggcggtggggaggcgtgagggctgctgaggctgggggcagagcgtgctggaagagaggggccagagaggcaggagaaggaggggaagggggttgaggctcaccttgttgagcgcggagggaggagaaggcgtcaggagaagtgtgtgagggagagaggcGCTGAGCCGGCTTTTATGCTGGACCCGAGGGGCGGGACAGCCTTTGCGCATGGCGACaatttgcagccagcagctgtctgatgccacagcctggccaggaatgaggagggtgtgttttccttcccgcaatgctccaatttcttgttcttgtctTGAGGACGTGTCCACTTGGCCCCGGCAGCAGCTTTGAAGTGCGAGCATTAGTGGCCAAAGACTTGGCGTTGCTGGCGCGTGTCAGGGCGGGCAAAGAACGCGGCCAGGGCGTAGCAGAGGTGGGGTGTCGTCAGTGAGGTCATCCCATGGCACTCTGGTTTTCAGTTGCCTTGTGAAGAGGGGGCCCCAATTCCTCACAGCCCTGACAGGCTGGTCCTGgcttttgtgcttttgtagTCATGAGGGCTACCACTTCCATTGTCCTTTCACTCCCTTTCTTGCTACCATCTTGCTAAGCCTTTCTTTAAGCCTGGCCTATCCCACTGGGTGTCCTTTATGGGTGTCTTGTTGCACGTCTTGCTGCAAGCTTGTAGCTGGGTGTACTGGGCTTACGTGGCAAGGTTTGGGTTGCGAGGGAGCTGCTTGgttgttttctgtcagaagCTTGCAGAAATTTCCCTAAGCGTGAAACAGAGGTCTGACCTGCAGCAAGATGACCTAGTAGGGTAGAAGACTGGCTGAAACTCGGGAAAAGAGAGTTTATGACCTCTGTAAGACAGGGCAGGCAACTTAGAAGGACTACATGGGTGTAGTGAGTTTATGCAGGGAGAACACCAGAAGGGCCATAGCTCAATTAGAACTTCGTCTGCCTACTGCTTTAAAACATGACCATGACGTGGCCTTGATGGCACATGTCAGGGCGGTCAGAGGATGCAGCCAAAGCGCAGGAGAGGTGGAGTGTCATCAGTGAGGTCATCCCATGGCACTCGTGTGGTTTGCGGTTGCATTGTGTGGAGGGGGCCTCATTTCCTTGCAGCGCTGGCAATCTGCTCTGGGCTttggagctgtgctggcctCGAGGAATTGTCTCTTCCATGGAATAGGATCCCTGCGTGGCTTGCTTCCATCTGACTGATCCTTTCCTTCCACGCTCGTTATGATCTATGGGGGTCTTGGTGTGTGTCTTGCATatgagctgtgtgtgcagggtttattttttaaggttttagTCAGGAGGAGCTACACAGCTGAAAGCTGAGCAGAGGTTGTAGAAGTTTACTCATGGTACACAGACAGTGTTCGTGTGTAGACAACAAGCTGACACTGTTTCTCCCGGAGAAAGTGGGTGTTCATGTCTTGGGCTACCGTAGTCATTGGTGGCTGAAAAagtggctggatggcagagcccaaagagttgtggtacTGGAGTTAAATCCATTTGGTGGCCACTCACAAGTGcttttccccagggctcaatactgggtccagttctgtttaataatctttcttcttgatctggatgaggggatcgagtgcaccctcagtacatctgcagatgacaccaagtacGGGCAGGAGCGTTGAGCCACTTGGAGCTATGAAGGCTCTACAGATGGCCCTGGAaaggctggatcaatgggctgagaccaattgcatgaggttcaacaaagccaagagtcgggtcctgcacttgggtcaccaCAACGCCATGAAGACTCCAGTAACTGTCAAGAGCTgtggaagagcggctggaaagctgcccggTGGtcaaggacctgggggtgtggGTCGAcagtggctgaatatgagccagtgtgtgtggCCGTGACGGCCACCGGCGTCTTGGCTTgtgtcagcactggtgtggccagcaggagcaggacagtgagcaTCCCCTattcttggcactggtgagtCTACACCTTGAAtcgtgtgttcagttttgggcccctgaCGGAGAGAAAGACCTTCAAGTGCCTGAGCCCTTTCAAAGAAGGAGAATGAAACTTGTGAAACGTTGGAGCACAGCTGTGATGGAGGACCCactttgggttttggggtgtatagcctggagaaaagaaaagtgaggggatacctcctgtctgtctgcaactgcctgaaagaggttgtagtgaggaagggattcagtctcttttcccaagtaccAAGCGACAGGGCAAAAAGAAATGGCCTTAAGttagaaattagaaatttagaaaattagaaaattagaaattagaaaattttcttcccagaaaagggTTGTCCACAGTGGAGGAGATGACCACCTGGAGCCTGTAGAG containing:
- the LOC135578868 gene encoding feather keratin 4-like — encoded protein: MACYNACRSWGPTPLANSCNEPCSLQCQDSRVVIQPPAVLVTLPGPILTSHPQSTAVGSSSSAAVGNELSAQGVAINSGAFGYGNGYGFGGLGCFGGRRAGYIC